The proteins below are encoded in one region of Bosea sp. BIWAKO-01:
- a CDS encoding adenylate kinase codes for MRLIFLGPPGAGKGTQATRIVEKHGIPQLSTGDMLRAAVAAGTPVGLKAKAVMDAGGLVSDDIVIGIVADRIEEPDAKRGFILDGFPRTLAQAEALDAMLDQKGLKLDAVLELTVDQDKLVDRIIRRAEEAKAAGQPVRKDDDPVVFKTRLEAYNRDTAVVAPYYAKRGQLTAIDGMKPIDEVTGAICRALGA; via the coding sequence ATGCGATTGATCTTCCTGGGGCCGCCGGGGGCGGGCAAGGGTACTCAGGCAACCCGTATCGTCGAGAAGCACGGCATTCCGCAGCTCTCGACCGGCGACATGCTCCGGGCCGCGGTTGCGGCCGGGACGCCGGTGGGGCTCAAGGCCAAGGCGGTGATGGATGCCGGTGGACTGGTCTCCGACGATATCGTTATCGGGATCGTTGCCGACCGCATCGAGGAGCCTGACGCGAAGCGGGGCTTCATCCTCGACGGCTTTCCGCGCACGCTGGCCCAGGCCGAGGCGCTCGACGCCATGCTGGATCAGAAGGGGCTGAAGCTCGACGCCGTCCTTGAGCTCACGGTTGATCAGGACAAGCTCGTCGACCGGATCATTCGTCGTGCCGAAGAGGCGAAGGCGGCCGGGCAGCCGGTGCGCAAGGATGACGATCCGGTGGTCTTCAAGACCCGGCTTGAAGCCTATAACCGCGATACCGCTGTGGTTGCGCCCTATTATGCGAAGCGTGGCCAGCTCACCGCGATCGACGGCATGAAGCCGATCGATGAGGTGACGGGGGCGATCTGCAGGGCACTCGGCGCTTAG
- a CDS encoding DegQ family serine endoprotease, whose product MKRGIMPVRFGRTALPAALMLFASLAPLPLLAQARQVPETRQQVQLSFAPIVQKTAGSVVNVYGARVERRAQNPFMDDPFFRRFFGDDGFGVPRERVQRSLGSGVIVDASGLVVTNNHVIEGMSEVKVAFADKREVEATIVLRDPRTDLAVLKLNGAKDLSAIDLADSDQLQVGDIVLAIGNPFGVGQTVTQGIVSALARTQVGVADAQSFIQTDAAINPGNSGGALVDMEGRLIGINTAIFSRSGGSHGIGFAIPSSMVRVVVESAKTGAASVRRPWFGARLQALTADVADGLGLDRPAGSVVASVVEKGPAAEGGLKRSDVILALDGVAVDDPEAFGYRFATRPIGGTTSLTVLRGGKRLVVPVKLVPAPETRPRESVTLSGRTPLSGLTVLNLSPAVAEELSIDAGTEGVVVSAIEEGSLAARVGFQKGDIILALNGERMERSRDVEAALRQRKRAWEVTISRAGQTVTSVFPG is encoded by the coding sequence ATGAAGCGCGGGATCATGCCGGTCCGTTTCGGAAGAACTGCCTTGCCGGCCGCCTTGATGCTCTTTGCAAGCCTTGCTCCACTGCCATTGCTTGCGCAGGCGCGGCAGGTTCCGGAAACCCGTCAGCAGGTTCAGCTTTCCTTTGCGCCGATCGTGCAGAAGACGGCCGGATCGGTCGTGAATGTCTATGGCGCCCGTGTCGAGCGTCGGGCTCAGAACCCTTTCATGGACGATCCGTTCTTCCGCCGCTTCTTTGGCGATGACGGGTTCGGCGTCCCGCGCGAACGCGTGCAACGATCGCTTGGCTCAGGCGTGATCGTCGACGCGAGCGGGCTCGTCGTGACCAACAACCACGTCATCGAGGGCATGAGCGAGGTCAAGGTCGCCTTTGCGGACAAGCGCGAGGTGGAAGCCACGATCGTCCTGCGCGATCCACGTACCGATCTTGCCGTGCTGAAGCTGAACGGCGCCAAGGATCTGAGCGCGATCGACCTTGCCGATTCCGACCAGCTCCAGGTCGGCGATATCGTGCTGGCGATCGGCAATCCCTTCGGCGTCGGGCAGACCGTGACGCAGGGCATCGTTTCGGCGCTGGCTCGTACGCAGGTCGGTGTCGCCGATGCGCAGTCCTTCATCCAGACCGATGCGGCGATCAATCCCGGTAATTCCGGCGGCGCACTGGTCGATATGGAAGGCCGGCTGATCGGCATCAACACCGCGATCTTCTCGCGCTCGGGTGGCAGTCACGGTATCGGTTTTGCGATCCCCTCGTCGATGGTTCGCGTGGTCGTGGAAAGCGCCAAGACGGGCGCTGCCTCGGTGCGCCGGCCGTGGTTCGGCGCCAGGCTGCAGGCACTGACCGCCGATGTCGCCGACGGGCTTGGGCTCGACCGCCCGGCCGGTTCCGTCGTTGCCAGCGTCGTCGAGAAAGGGCCTGCCGCCGAAGGCGGGCTCAAGCGGTCGGACGTCATCCTTGCTCTTGACGGGGTTGCCGTCGATGATCCCGAGGCCTTCGGCTATCGTTTCGCGACCCGCCCCATCGGCGGTACGACCTCTCTGACCGTGCTGCGCGGCGGCAAGCGTCTGGTGGTTCCGGTGAAGCTCGTTCCGGCGCCAGAGACGCGGCCGCGTGAATCTGTGACGCTTTCGGGTCGCACGCCGCTTTCAGGGCTGACGGTGCTCAACCTGTCGCCGGCGGTCGCCGAGGAGCTTTCGATCGATGCCGGAACCGAAGGCGTCGTGGTCAGTGCCATCGAGGAGGGGAGCCTTGCAGCTCGCGTCGGTTTCCAGAAGGGCGACATCATCCTTGCCCTGAACGGAGAGCGCATGGAGCGCTCGCGCGATGTCGAGGCGGCTCTGCGCCAGCGCAAGCGCGCCTGGGAGGTGACGATCTCGCGCGCCGGACAGACCGTGACATCGGTCTTTCCGGGGTGA
- the crcB gene encoding fluoride efflux transporter CrcB, which yields MTSTFLVFLGAGIGGALRHGVNYTSLKWLGTGFPYGTMAINILGSGIMGLIIGWLAFKAGEGWSQQARLFLTTGVLGGFTTFSAFSLEAVLLWERGQLGFATIYVLGSVALSLAALVGGLALVRGLS from the coding sequence ATGACATCCACGTTTCTCGTCTTCCTGGGCGCCGGCATCGGCGGCGCGCTGCGACACGGGGTCAACTACACCTCGCTGAAATGGCTGGGGACGGGTTTTCCCTATGGCACAATGGCCATCAATATTCTCGGTTCGGGGATCATGGGGCTGATCATCGGCTGGCTCGCTTTCAAGGCGGGCGAGGGCTGGTCGCAACAGGCGCGCCTCTTCCTGACCACAGGCGTCCTGGGCGGATTCACGACTTTCTCGGCCTTCTCGCTTGAGGCCGTTCTGCTCTGGGAGCGCGGCCAACTGGGCTTCGCCACCATTTATGTTCTGGGCTCCGTCGCGCTGTCTCTGGCAGCGCTGGTTGGTGGGCTCGCACTCGTCCGGGGGCTATCATGA
- a CDS encoding tripartite tricarboxylate transporter substrate-binding protein, which produces MISRLLTMRLLALTAMLALAAPALAQDGYPNKPITMIVPFAAGGSSDVIARLVGDEMGRVLGQRIVMENMAGAGGATALTRAAKADPDGYTIVIGNSGTNAASYSIYPDLKYTQADFAPIGLVAKTSPMIALKLDFPAKNLMEFVDYAKKNPGKVSLGHAGVGSSNYLICRNFIKAAGVEVALVSYRGAGPALNDLMGGQIDGVCDAATSLSGAVQGAKVKALVVATPSRLDSLPDVPTSREAGLPAFEAQGWNALFGPKGLPEPIVTKLNQALRTALSSPNLQARFKELSSVLPSENELTPAHVGAMVPGEIEKYKILLQDK; this is translated from the coding sequence ATGATTTCAAGATTACTGACCATGCGGTTGCTCGCGCTGACGGCGATGTTGGCACTGGCGGCTCCGGCCCTGGCACAGGACGGCTATCCCAACAAGCCGATCACCATGATCGTGCCATTCGCAGCCGGAGGCTCCTCCGACGTGATAGCGCGGCTCGTCGGCGACGAGATGGGGCGGGTGCTCGGCCAGCGCATCGTCATGGAGAACATGGCGGGGGCGGGGGGCGCGACGGCCCTGACGCGCGCCGCCAAGGCCGATCCCGATGGCTATACCATCGTCATCGGCAATAGCGGCACCAATGCCGCGTCCTACTCGATCTATCCGGATTTGAAATACACTCAGGCCGATTTTGCGCCGATCGGCCTCGTCGCCAAGACATCACCGATGATTGCGCTCAAGCTCGATTTCCCGGCCAAGAACCTGATGGAGTTCGTCGACTACGCCAAGAAGAACCCCGGTAAGGTCAGTCTCGGGCATGCCGGCGTCGGCTCGTCGAATTATCTGATCTGCCGGAACTTCATCAAGGCGGCTGGCGTGGAGGTCGCGCTCGTCAGTTATCGTGGCGCAGGGCCGGCTTTGAACGACTTGATGGGCGGGCAGATCGACGGCGTCTGCGATGCCGCAACCTCGCTCTCGGGCGCGGTGCAGGGAGCCAAGGTCAAAGCGCTGGTGGTCGCGACACCGAGCCGACTCGACAGCCTTCCAGATGTGCCAACCTCCAGGGAGGCCGGGCTGCCGGCATTCGAGGCCCAGGGCTGGAATGCGCTCTTTGGCCCGAAGGGCCTGCCTGAACCGATCGTCACCAAGCTGAATCAGGCTTTGCGGACCGCGCTTTCGAGCCCGAATCTGCAAGCTCGATTCAAGGAGCTTTCGTCTGTGCTGCCATCCGAGAACGAACTCACGCCTGCCCATGTCGGCGCGATGGTTCCGGGCGAGATTGAAAAGTACAAGATCCTGCTTCAGGACAAGTGA
- the rplQ gene encoding 50S ribosomal protein L17: MRHGFRGRRFNRSAEHRKAMFANMSQALIKHEQITTTLPKAKDLRPVVEKLVTLAKRGDLHARRQAIAQIKDVALVGKLFAVLGPRYKERNGGYLRIMKAGFRFGDNAPLAVIEFVDRDVDAKGKDSGPVFTADDEAA, translated from the coding sequence ATGCGTCACGGTTTCCGCGGTCGTCGTTTCAACCGCTCGGCTGAGCACCGCAAGGCGATGTTCGCCAACATGTCTCAGGCCCTGATCAAGCACGAGCAGATCACCACCACGCTGCCGAAGGCCAAGGACCTGCGTCCGGTCGTCGAGAAGCTGGTGACCCTTGCCAAGCGCGGCGACCTGCACGCCCGCCGTCAGGCGATCGCGCAGATCAAGGATGTCGCACTCGTCGGCAAGCTCTTCGCGGTCCTCGGCCCGCGCTACAAGGAGCGCAATGGCGGCTATCTGCGCATCATGAAGGCCGGCTTCCGCTTCGGCGACAACGCCCCGCTCGCCGTGATCGAGTTCGTCGATCGCGATGTCGATGCCAAGGGCAAGGATTCCGGCCCGGTCTTCACGGCTGACGACGAAGCGGCCTGA
- the rpsK gene encoding 30S ribosomal protein S11, protein MAKEAQRVRRRERKNIVSGVAHVNASFNNTMITITDAQGNTISWSSAGTMGFKGSRKSTPYAAQVAAEDAARKAAEHGMRTLEVEVTGPGSGRESALRALQAAGFTVTSIRDVTPIPHNGCRPRKRRRV, encoded by the coding sequence ATGGCCAAGGAAGCCCAGCGCGTTCGTCGTCGTGAACGCAAGAACATCGTTTCTGGCGTCGCGCATGTGAACGCCTCGTTCAACAACACCATGATCACCATCACCGACGCCCAGGGCAACACGATCTCGTGGTCGTCCGCCGGCACCATGGGCTTCAAGGGTTCGCGCAAGTCGACCCCCTATGCCGCCCAGGTCGCGGCCGAGGACGCTGCCCGCAAGGCTGCCGAGCACGGCATGCGCACCCTCGAAGTCGAGGTGACGGGCCCGGGTTCCGGTCGTGAGTCGGCTCTGCGCGCGCTCCAGGCCGCCGGCTTCACCGTGACCTCGATCCGCGACGTGACGCCGATCCCGCACAATGGCTGCCGGCCGCGCAAGCGCCGTCGCGTCTGA
- a CDS encoding replication-associated recombination protein A, with protein MSDLFSASGLDKAGPRPLADRLRPTTLAEVTGQEHLTGPDGALTRLLASGSIGSLIFWGPPGTGKTTVARLLAGAVDLGFEQISAIFSGIADLKKVFEAARGRRLGGKGTLLFVDEIHRFNRTQLDAFLPVMEDGTITLVGATTENPSFALNAALLSRARVLTFQSLDESALLFLLGRAEVLENKELPLTPEARLAVARFADGDGRAALTLAEEIWRAAKPDEIFDEAGLAEVIQRRAPIYDKAQDGHYNLISALHKTIRGSDPDAALYYFARMLDAGEDPRFLARRLVRMAVEDIGLADPQALVHARAAAETYEQLGSPEGELALANTVIYLATAPKSNAAYIAYKAARRAAKEGGSLMPPKTILNAPTKLMKEEGYGADYAYDHDAPDAFSGQNYWPDTLGRQLFYDPPERGFEREIRKRLEYWEKLRAERGR; from the coding sequence GTGAGCGACCTCTTTTCCGCTTCCGGCCTCGACAAGGCGGGGCCGCGCCCGCTTGCCGACCGTTTGCGGCCGACGACGCTGGCCGAGGTCACGGGGCAGGAGCACCTGACGGGCCCGGATGGCGCGCTCACGCGACTGCTGGCCTCGGGCTCGATTGGGAGCCTGATCTTCTGGGGGCCGCCGGGCACCGGGAAGACGACGGTCGCGCGCCTGCTCGCCGGTGCGGTCGATCTCGGGTTCGAGCAGATCAGCGCGATCTTTTCCGGGATCGCCGACCTCAAGAAGGTGTTCGAGGCTGCGCGAGGGCGACGGCTTGGAGGCAAGGGCACGCTACTCTTCGTCGACGAGATCCATCGCTTCAACCGCACTCAGCTCGATGCGTTCCTGCCAGTCATGGAGGACGGCACGATCACGCTGGTCGGTGCCACAACCGAGAATCCATCCTTTGCGCTCAACGCCGCACTTCTGTCGCGGGCGCGGGTGCTCACATTCCAATCTCTCGACGAGAGCGCGCTGCTCTTTCTGCTCGGCCGGGCCGAGGTGCTCGAGAACAAGGAACTGCCGTTGACGCCGGAGGCGCGGCTGGCAGTTGCCCGCTTTGCCGATGGCGACGGGAGGGCGGCACTGACGTTGGCCGAGGAAATCTGGCGCGCCGCCAAACCGGACGAGATCTTCGACGAGGCCGGTCTCGCCGAGGTGATCCAGCGCCGCGCACCGATCTACGACAAGGCGCAGGACGGCCACTACAACCTGATCTCGGCACTGCATAAGACGATCCGCGGCTCTGATCCGGATGCGGCTCTCTATTACTTCGCCCGCATGCTCGATGCCGGCGAGGATCCACGTTTCCTGGCGCGGCGGCTGGTGCGCATGGCGGTGGAGGATATCGGGCTCGCCGACCCGCAGGCGCTCGTCCATGCCCGCGCCGCGGCCGAGACCTATGAACAGCTGGGCTCGCCCGAGGGCGAGCTCGCACTCGCCAACACGGTGATTTATCTGGCGACCGCGCCGAAATCGAACGCGGCCTATATCGCCTACAAGGCGGCGCGGCGCGCGGCCAAGGAGGGCGGCTCGCTGATGCCACCCAAGACCATTCTGAACGCGCCGACGAAGCTGATGAAGGAAGAGGGCTACGGCGCCGACTACGCCTATGACCACGACGCCCCCGATGCCTTCTCCGGCCAGAACTACTGGCCCGATACGCTCGGCCGGCAGCTCTTCTACGATCCGCCCGAGCGCGGCTTCGAGCGCGAGATCCGGAAACGGCTGGAATACTGGGAAAAGCTCAGGGCCGAGCGCGGCAGGTAG
- the rpsM gene encoding 30S ribosomal protein S13 encodes MARIAGVNIPTGKRVVIGLQYIHGIGAQKAKEICQKVGIADERRVNQLTDAEVLQIRETIDRDYLVEGDLRREVSMNIKRLMDLGCYRGLRHRRSLPVRGQRTHTNARTRKGKAKPIAGKKK; translated from the coding sequence ATGGCTCGTATCGCGGGCGTTAACATTCCGACCGGCAAGCGCGTCGTCATCGGCCTGCAGTATATCCACGGCATCGGCGCTCAGAAGGCCAAGGAAATCTGCCAGAAGGTCGGCATCGCCGACGAGCGTCGCGTCAACCAGCTGACCGACGCCGAGGTGCTCCAGATCCGTGAGACGATCGATCGTGACTATCTGGTCGAGGGCGATCTGCGTCGCGAAGTCTCGATGAACATCAAGCGCCTGATGGATCTCGGCTGCTATCGCGGCCTGCGTCATCGTCGCTCGCTGCCGGTCCGTGGCCAGCGCACGCATACCAATGCGCGCACCCGCAAGGGCAAGGCCAAGCCGATCGCCGGCAAGAAGAAGTGA
- a CDS encoding DNA-directed RNA polymerase subunit alpha, translated as MISKNWQDLSKPNKLEIKVGDDPKRHATVIARPLERGFGMTLGNALRRVLLSSLQGAAVTAVQIDGVLHEFSSIPGVREDVTDIVLNIKAIAVKMQGEGPKRMTLRKSGPGTVTAGDINTVGDVSILNPELVLCTLDEGAEIRMEFTVNTGKGYVPSEQNRPEDAPIGLIPVDSLYSPVKKVSYRVENTREGQNLDRDMLTLQIETNGSVTPEDALALAARILQDQLAVFITFEEPRKEEAVSTAPQLPFNPALLKKVDELELSVRSANCLKNDNIVYIGDLIQKSEGEMLRTPNFGRKSLNEIKEVLATMGLHLGMDVTGWPPENIEELAKRFEEHY; from the coding sequence GTGATCAGCAAGAACTGGCAGGATTTGTCCAAGCCGAACAAGCTCGAAATCAAGGTCGGAGACGACCCCAAGCGCCATGCTACCGTGATTGCTCGTCCGCTCGAGCGCGGCTTCGGCATGACGCTCGGCAACGCGCTGCGGCGCGTGCTGCTCTCCTCGCTTCAGGGCGCTGCGGTCACCGCCGTCCAGATCGACGGCGTGCTGCATGAGTTCTCGTCGATTCCCGGCGTTCGCGAGGACGTCACTGACATCGTCCTCAACATCAAGGCGATCGCCGTCAAGATGCAGGGCGAGGGCCCCAAGCGCATGACCCTGCGCAAGTCCGGCCCGGGCACCGTCACCGCCGGTGACATCAACACCGTTGGCGATGTGTCGATCCTGAACCCCGAGCTCGTGCTCTGCACGCTGGACGAGGGTGCCGAGATCCGCATGGAGTTCACGGTCAATACCGGCAAGGGCTATGTCCCGTCCGAGCAGAACCGTCCCGAGGATGCACCGATCGGCCTGATCCCGGTCGACAGCCTCTATTCGCCGGTCAAGAAGGTCTCCTATCGCGTCGAGAACACCCGTGAGGGCCAGAATCTCGACCGCGACATGCTGACCCTGCAGATCGAGACCAACGGCTCGGTCACTCCAGAGGACGCGCTGGCGCTCGCCGCCCGCATCCTGCAGGACCAGCTTGCCGTCTTCATCACCTTCGAGGAGCCGCGCAAGGAAGAGGCCGTCTCGACCGCGCCGCAGCTGCCCTTCAACCCGGCGCTGCTCAAGAAGGTCGACGAGCTCGAGCTTTCGGTGCGTTCGGCGAACTGCCTGAAGAACGACAACATCGTCTATATCGGCGACCTGATCCAGAAGTCGGAAGGCGAGATGCTTCGCACCCCGAACTTCGGCCGCAAGTCGCTGAACGAGATCAAGGAAGTGCTCGCGACCATGGGCCTCCATCTCGGCATGGACGTTACCGGCTGGCCGCCGGAGAACATCGAAGAGCTGGCGAAGCGCTTCGAGGAGCATTACTGA
- a CDS encoding BLUF domain-containing protein → MSLIRLVYASRSRLVEANRSEEVGRMIASARRLNVQNEVTGFLLVTPGAFAQVLEGEAHNVAETYGRIVVDPRHSGIRLLAEEQIAARSFQNWSMGLAEHDETTHFIFGLYGVTPEADLQVQPADVLLDLAGELARQRA, encoded by the coding sequence TTGAGTCTGATACGTCTTGTTTATGCCAGCCGGAGTCGCCTCGTCGAGGCCAATCGCAGTGAGGAGGTTGGCAGGATGATCGCCAGCGCGCGGCGGCTGAACGTACAGAACGAGGTGACGGGATTTCTCCTGGTGACGCCCGGGGCCTTCGCGCAGGTGCTCGAAGGCGAGGCGCATAATGTCGCGGAGACATATGGCCGGATCGTGGTCGATCCGCGCCATTCCGGGATCCGCCTGCTGGCCGAAGAGCAGATTGCGGCCCGCAGCTTCCAGAACTGGTCGATGGGCCTCGCCGAACACGACGAGACCACGCACTTCATCTTCGGTCTCTACGGTGTCACGCCAGAGGCCGATCTCCAGGTCCAGCCTGCCGACGTGCTGCTGGATCTCGCTGGCGAGCTTGCCCGCCAGCGAGCATAG